One Glandiceps talaboti chromosome 2, keGlaTala1.1, whole genome shotgun sequence genomic region harbors:
- the LOC144451461 gene encoding uncharacterized protein LOC144451461, with product MASTPEENRNSLISYEKCVLCGCSKEQYEELKKRVADSKNRITMMETDYLQSTLRAENDLANCKEELRVMKERYKRLEDSHASLQRTNQELEDKVLQVAAKFEKEKQYLGKEMMTLTSRLVDVRCKLNEREDENCRLKKDCELAVQLLQCAPSSNYLTHKVSSLPHDLQYRVHKVMAEELQTQQEDTHEPLLYTPNDDGAPNLAGRVYDRVSTDVITKAMQMRELDEMKEKVKLLPVRHVEAMDMGTQTIQPFQGSLSAKMKKNIANGTSEKGNQVMLGEETLENLSKSNDNQDCNSNNPQNLMDAETADLIDFSQTPTVNSNTATTDGAIPNQELPTSRSSSRVSSRGSSRRSSFDSEPDNLQLNSKRRHSSSSSTSTDNAVSHRGLHRVGSHSSREIEYGPDLVKQLSPSPLTTQPKPVYKIHGSRGVVVTPQLKGRGPVKPGMMASHKHSGPGRSFQHTTPPASPAHFIANAVPPPAGVHTDV from the exons ATGGCTAGTACTCCAGAAGAGAACCGTAATAGCCTTATCAGTTATGAAAAATGTGTG CTTTGTGGTTGCAGTAAAGAGCAGTATGAGGAATTAAAGAAGAGAGTAGCTGATAGTAAGAATCGTATCACTATGATGGAGACAGATTACCTACAGAGTACTCTGCGTGCTGAAAACGATCTCGCTAACTGTAAGGAGGAACTTCGAGTCATGAAGGAACGATATAAAAG GTTGGAAGACAGCCATGCTTCATTACAACGGACAAATCAAGAGTTAGAAGACAAAGTGCTACAAGTT GCCGCCAAAtttgagaaagaaaaacaatacCTTGGTAAAGAAATGATGACACTGACTAGTAGACTTGTAGATGTCAGATGTAAACTAAATGAAAGAGAAGATGAAAAT TGTCGACTGAAGAAGGACTGTGAGCTAGCAGTACAGTTATTACAGTGTGCACCTTCCTCTAACTATCTCACCCATAAAGTCAGCAGT CTACCTCATGATCTCCAGTACAGAGTTCACAAAGTGATGGCTGAAGAGCTTCAAACACAGCAGGAAGATACTCACGAACCCCTTCTATACACACCAAACGATGACGGTGCACCAAACTTAGCAGGACGGGTCTACGACAGAGTGTCCACTGACGTTATCACTAAAGCCATGCAAATGAGAGAACTggatgaaatgaaagaaaaggTCAAACTGTTACCAGTCAGACATGTGGAAGCTATGGACATgggaacacaaaccatacaacCCTTCCAAGGATCATTGTCTGCTAAAATGAAGAAGAACATCGCCAATGGTACAAGTGAAAAGGGAAACCAGGTAATGTTAGGTGAAGAAACACTAGAGAATTTATCAAAAAGTAATGACAATCAAGATTGTAATAGTAATAATCCACAAAATCTGATGGATGCTGAAACAGCAGATTTGATCGATTTCTCACAAACCCCTACTGTTAATAGTAATACAGCAACCACTGATGGCGCTATTCCTAACCAAGAATTACCCACATCGAGGAGTTCGTCTCGAGTTTCTTCCCGTGGGTCGTCACGTAGAAGCAGTTTTGACAGTGAACCTGATAACCTACAGTTGAACTCTAAGAGAAGACACAGCAGTTCAAGTTCAACAAGTACAGACAACGCTGTCAGTCACAGAGGGCTACACAGAGTGGGCAGTCATAGCAGTAGGGAGATTGAATACGGGCCAGATCTAGTCAAACAGCTCAGTCCCTCACCACTCACAACTCAGCCAAAACCTGTTTATAAGATACACGGCAGTCGCGGAGTTGTTGTAACTCCGCAACTCAAAGGTAGAGGCCCTGTCAAACCAGGAATGATGGCTTCACACAAACACAGTGGTCCAGGACGATCCTTCCAACATACAACACCACCAGCATCACCAGCACACTTTATTGCCAATGCAGTGCCCCCTCCAGCAGGTGTACACACTGACGTTTGA